Part of the Brachyhypopomus gauderio isolate BG-103 chromosome 17, BGAUD_0.2, whole genome shotgun sequence genome, CAGGCCCATCAGGATGTAGACGAAGCTAAAGGCCACGTAGTGCGGGTCGTTGTTCAGGGCGTTGTCCTTCTGCAGCGCCACGTAGTCACCGAAGCCGATGGTAGTGAGCGTGATGAAGCAGTAGTAGAAGGCGTGGAAGTAGCTCCAGCCCTCGTAGTGGGAGAAGGCAGCTGCCCCCACGCACAGCGTGCCCACACAGGAGAAGAAGCCGATGGTCACCATGTTGGCCATGGAGACCTCCGGCCGCCGCAGGCCCACCAACTTCTTGGCTTTGTGCAGCAGGAAGCGCACGAACGTATTGATGCGCTCGCCCAGGCTCTGGAACATCACCAGGGTGAGTGGGATGCCCAAAAGTGCGTAGCCCATGCAGAACGCCTTGCCTGCATCTGTGCTGGGAGCCGCATGGCCGTAACCTGTGGCAGAGGCAGAGCAGCAAACAACACAAGAACATCAGGGATCTCAAGTCAGCCCATCACAAACcaagatttaaaacatttttgcaAATCAACACAAATGGTAACAATTCTGCTTGGGAATGAAAATGCTGACTCAGTCTCAGTTGGGTTATTTGATTATTCCACTATTCGATTATTCTACTAGAAAATCAGGTCAGACGAGGCTTAATAAATGCCCAACACCTGCCACAACACTTGATGTAGCTTCAGTGTGGGGGACGCAGCCGTGGTGGCAGTTACACACATAGTAAACATGTGCAGCTCAGTTAGACATTACAACACATTGCCAGCATTAGAAGGAAACCTTAATGAGGCAGACTGGTTAATGTCTTAATGTCTGTTTCTTACCAGTGGCATTAAGCTTGTGGATACCTACCACGTTTATTTATACTAGCTGTGTTCAAACACACGAGTAAATATTAGGACTGTCATCCATTATACTTAGCTCTCTCAATATTATCACAATGATGTAAATGTTCCAAAGTGGGGCAGACTAATATGGCATTTGATCTGAGATATACAGGCAGTTTGTGTGCAGAATCCAGTGTTCCATGGTGAACGTCAAGGCTAAATGACCTCAGGGCAAACATCTGTAATGCAAACACTTTATCACcagaataaaatcaaaatagcCTCAAAATCCCTCACGTAATGTCAGTCCTGAGAGCAAACGGCAGCCAGACATTAAAGAACAGTtgcacagtacagtacagtagttaCAAGTAGTATACAAGATTATATGAGATTTATCTTTGATGTATCCAGTATCTGAAAATTCATCATTACAttagaaatgtaatgtaattccATTTCAGAAATTGCATTTATTACTTGTATTTGCTACTTGAATGCAGATTAATATAAGCAAGACACATGAAAAGTATTTATTGCTATAACCACGTGCATAAGCCAAGTGTTTATCTTTTTAAATATTTGATGGCTAGTGACAACAGCCTGAAGTTTCTACAATAGGTTCTTCTAAAAAATAGATAATTTTCTCGTTCACCACAGTGTTTTTGTGACAAAGCACTGATCGGAAAAGTCAGCATCAGTGCAGTAGATTCTTTAGTTCCCATAGTATTCTTCTCATTTGACTCCTTGCCTATTAGTATGACATTTTTTATGTTTATTGTTAACAGTTTATTTTTCTATAATAATTTCATCAGTTGTTTTTTTGTGGGTAGAAGTTTTTGACCTATACATTTTTAAGTTCTTACACAAGTACACAGCTTCTGTATTTATAGGGATGCTGTCTGCCAAAAGAACCTTTCAAACAGGTTCTAATCTttcaaaaaggttcatttcaaaAATGAAAATTTACCAACGCTAACCCCAACATTAATTCCATACAGTTTGCTAGTAATTATTTCACTGAAATGCGTTTAGAAATACGGTGTAGTAACAGAACACATAGAAAGACAAATGTTAGGATATGGTTCTAAGTTTGAGTTTACATTCTTTGCACGTGATTTCTAAACCAATAGATTTTTAGCCACTGTCACCTAAAGATGAGGCATTTGTGAGATATTAATCATCATTAAGACACTCTGGTTTATTACATCAAATAATGCATAGATTTGGGGTGTATTTAAACGAGCTTCAGCAACTTTTAAATACATAACAGCTTAGGCTGGTTGATAGCGTTGATTTAGTAAGCAACAGTAAGACAACAGCATGAAGTGTCAACAACCTGGTGTGCGCGTCCAGTGCGAAGCTACTGAGCAGTGGAACAGAACAGAAGGACACAAAAACGTCGTAAATGTTGAATCCCTCGAGGTTTTGCGATTTTGGAGGATGCCAATAAAGTTTAAGCACCTGGACTAAACCATTACATGTATTGGCACATAAAGATTTGTCCTACCTATCGTCGTTATCACGGTGATGGCGAAGTAAAACGACCCGGCGAACTTCCACTGGACTCCGGCTTTGTGGGGCTTAAGAAGCAAAACCACTCTTTCAATTTGGTCAAAATCTATTTCGGATAGATTGTATTTAACCATCAGTTGAAATTTTCGATAATCCAGCTTTCTCTTCTGGCTTCTTTCAAGCTTTGACTCTAAAGCATCGAAGACTCCCGCTCCAATAAGTAAATAGGACAGGGTGCAAATAATTAAGGCGAGTGTCCGGACGTTTTGTCTCTTCATTTTCCCTGGTAGCTAAAAATATTCCTCcgtttttaaatctagactgaGTAGACGAAAACTTTTGTGATTCATTTCCCTACAGAGGCACGAAGGATTCTCCGACGGAGGGTCCCCAAGCAGACCTGTCACGAGGGACTACTATTAAGAATGGGCACGTTGGCCGGGAGCTGTTCTTTCAGCACCACCCCCCAAGGGATCAAAGATGCATACCATATTTGGTCATTTGTTCCACCGATTTAAACGCGCCGGTCGTTAGGGAGCACGGGAAAAGGTCTGTTCATATCTATGAATACATGAGAATCCATGGGTACAATTTGTGCTTGTAGCCTAAGTGGGCTGTCACAGCGTATCACCATTGGCTTGTCCTAATATCAAGTTTCGAATTTTAACTATTATACCTGTGGCGAATTTTATCTGTATTAAAAGTTGTGTCCATAGAAATCAGCAGTCCCTCAAAAGAATAATGATACCTTAGTAAAGACAATTGTTAATAATTTGttttaaattgtttattttattcGTATATTTCAGTCGAATATTAGATATTTCAAGTTCGTATACTCATACAAATATTAACGTGTATTAGCATTTAAAGGACATAATTTAAAGATGTATTAATTTGATTTGTTAATTAGCTACGTCTTTTCAGGGAAACTCAACATGTTGCCCAGTTGCAGTAAATGTGACATTGTTGACCTAGCATATATTTAAACAGAAATGGTTTCCAGGCTTCATAAGTTGTTGTCTAGCAACATAATTAGCTAGTCCTTGAGTAAATATTGCCTTCTCTTTATGGACGCGCGTGGACGACCTCTTTGCATAACAATTTGCTTTTTAACAAGCGCTCTGGACGTCAGTGCGCATGTCACTGTCGCCCTTGTCTTATAGCAGTACCATTAAAAAGTAGCATTTTAAAGTACCATTAAAATGAGAACGCAAAACTACTTTCCCACTAGTCAATGAATAAATCCCGGCGTCGCAACAGAAAAAACTGTCATGTAATGTGTATCTGCCAGTGCCAGGATTGTAGTTCTTTATTTCCTTTACAAAACAGGtaggaaaagaaaaaagaaggaaaagaaaacaaatggTCTGTTTGGCAACAAAGCAGGCCTTCACGAGGCGTGACTGTAACGTGAGTTAAAGGTATTAAGAGTGGAACGTTCTGTGCATATTCAATGATACACTGTTGTCATATAGGCTTACACGGGAAGCTACTAAAGTCTTATAAAAATCTTATTTAGAAATACAGACTTAGATGTCTCGATGTGTAGAACATGAGAGATTAAACAAAGTGGGTGGGTGATCAAACAATCAAAATGACCATGTAGTGTAAAGAATAACATAAAACTGAAAACCAGGTCCACAGTGACTTCTGTGTTATGACCTGTAGCATGTTTGCATCTGAAAATTATAGCAGTTAGGGCTTGTCAGTGTTTAAAGCATTCATCACCAAAACCCAGGCTGGTGTTTTTCATAAATCTAACTCAGGGTGGCAGCAAACAAAACTACTTCAAATAAGAATCAGAGAATAAAAGGACCACTTAATTTTAAGGCTTTCTGACAAAAATCGATTGGATGTAAATGTTCAGTGAATGGAGAGGTCTGATTTTACACCCATTTTACAAATTCCTAGAATAAAAGAGGATGAACacattcatttttaaatcaaatggTTATATTTGGACATTGTGTACTTGTATGATATAGTCCAGTGGGTTAGGATTCTACACCAAGCAAGTGATCCCCAAGAATATGAGCATGCTGGGATGcagaatatatgtataaaccATAATATTGACCATAATCATAATgatgaaaataataatattcttCCTTTCTTTTGACCGTTACCATGAGCGAGAATAACATCCCAGTATTGCTCACTCTACTCATTTCCCCACCATGGGGAATATATCAATCTGTCCAGTGGTCCTACCATGATTAAATAACGTtaaggctaaatacttgaacaGCTAATGTAAAGTGAGACCATTTGTGATAATGTTGCATAGTGCACCCTATAAGAGCAGAGGCAGTAGCTAGCAGGCTGCGGGCTATGACCGAGGGCGTTCAGAGGGGTTAGAGTCTCTACAGCGCTTCGAACTCGTCTATCCTCTGCTTGGTGTTGCCCATGCGGATCTGACGCAGCGTCTTGTACTTGTCTCTGCCCACGCGCATGTTCTCCGTGTGCAAGATGTCGTTCTGTGTCTTCATGGAGTCGTCCCGCGCGTCAGCCAGCTCGGAGCTCAGCGCCTGCGGCACACATCCACACGGGTTGTTTACTTTAGCATGCGAGGCGTCCCGAGGGACGGATGTCTCCggtgtttgtgtgcacgtgagtgtgagtgtgagcgtgagtgtgtgcgtgagtgtgagcGCGAGTGTGcacgtgagcgtgtgtgtgagcgtgagtgtgagcgtgtgcgtgagtgtgagcatgagtgtgagcgtgcgcgtgagtgtgcacgtgagtgtgagtgtgagtgtgagcgtgagtgtgtgcgtgagtgtgagcgtgagtgtgtgcgtgagtgtgagcGTGAGCGTGAGCGTCGTACCATGAGCTGCCTCTGCACACGTTCGTTTTTCTCCGCCTCGGTGACGCGCTGCTCCTCGATGCGGCTGTCCTGGATGCCTCCCACCAGGAGCTCGGCGCTGTAGGTCCTCGTGTTCTCCTCGTGGTCCTCCTGCTCCGCCTCCACCTCGTCCGCCACCATCACGGCCGCCGGGGGGGCCACGGGGGATGACATCACCAGCTGGAGCTCCTCACGCGTCTTCAACAGATCCTCCTGGACCTCCTTAGCCTGGGAGCAGCAGGGCGCACGCAGCAGATTGTGACATTTGAAAAGACGGAACGGGAACGGCGGTTCTTATGGCCGCGCAAACGCTCGAACGATACTCGGGTTAAGCAGGGAAGACGTCACGCACTCTGTTCTGCCACTGGTCAGCCTCGTCTTCCTTCACTTTCTTGGCCTCCTCCAGCAGGGCGATCTTCGCAGTGTACTCAGCCAGTTCTGCAGCCTTCAAAGGCAGAACAGGACAACGCGCCAACTAATCATCACTTGTGACTACATACCTTGCGTTATTAGTTTTAAAGTAGCTAATAAATAATCCACAGTAGTTACTGAACAATATGCCTTCAGATTAATAACTGAACGATAGTCCAGGAGGTTAAGAAGAATCGACCTCATCCTGACGATACCCACCAGCTGCTCCTGGTTCTTCATCTGGTCCTCAGCCTGCCTGGCGAGCTCCTCTTTGGCCAGGAGAGCCGCCTGCCTCTCAGCCTCCAGGCGTGCAGCATCCTGCTCCACCCTtcgtctctcctcctccagccgCAAGGCCCTGTCCAGCTGCTCCCTCAGTTCTACGCAATGCACATAagccaccagcagggggcagcagttATGTCATAGTAATAGGAATATAATTTCTTTAatcacaaagaacaaaaagcaccaAAAGAGGGTACCTTTCTCAGCTCTCTTAGCTTGCTCCTCATACTTGCTAAGCCTCATCACCATTTCTtgcttttctctctccatcagctccttctctctctcaatagtttctctcttcttcttctcatTTTCCAGCATGGCTCTGAAAAACACATTCACTCACCATTAGCGTAT contains:
- the kcnk3b gene encoding potassium channel subfamily K member 3 — translated: MKRQNVRTLALIICTLSYLLIGAGVFDALESKLERSQKRKLDYRKFQLMVKYNLSEIDFDQIERVVLLLKPHKAGVQWKFAGSFYFAITVITTIGYGHAAPSTDAGKAFCMGYALLGIPLTLVMFQSLGERINTFVRFLLHKAKKLVGLRRPEVSMANMVTIGFFSCVGTLCVGAAAFSHYEGWSYFHAFYYCFITLTTIGFGDYVALQKDNALNNDPHYVAFSFVYILMGLTVIGAFLNLVVLRFMTMNAEDERRDAEQRALLARDKRATRPPRCPGTQASPIRERNAKRRGLKSVYAEVLHFQTVCSCLWYKSREKMVMLPQDLSFSDALMEQGDVSPRRFFEAGSIGCVCSPQRCSAISTVSADLRSMSPFRLLSKRRSSV